A region from the Paraburkholderia youngii genome encodes:
- the ldcA gene encoding muramoyltetrapeptide carboxypeptidase, with translation MTAHRTIELIAPSGYPHDPEVLHRALHRLRAQGHRVDGEAAAKRRYQRFAGTDGERAADLNRLADPSRELPDVVLAVRGGYGAVRILHGLDYEGLQRRLTDQPIALVGHSDFTAIQLALLARAGLKTFGGPMLMSDFGAEELSEFTMRHFWSALTQPTLTIASNTPQAQNVDVTGTLWGGNLAVVASLVGTPYMPPVQGGILFVEDVNEQPFRIERMIYQLHLAGILAQQQALVLGDFTGGKPYDYDNGYDLQAMVEQVRSLIGIPVVTGLQFGHVHNMVTLPVGANAHLVANAHGFRLTASGYPSLG, from the coding sequence ATGACCGCTCATCGCACCATCGAATTGATTGCGCCATCCGGCTATCCGCATGATCCGGAGGTGTTGCATCGCGCGTTGCATCGGTTGCGGGCCCAGGGGCATCGTGTCGACGGCGAGGCGGCCGCAAAGCGCCGCTACCAGCGCTTCGCCGGCACCGACGGCGAGCGCGCGGCCGATCTGAACCGGCTCGCCGATCCATCGCGCGAGTTGCCCGATGTCGTGCTGGCCGTGCGCGGCGGCTACGGCGCGGTGCGGATTCTGCACGGTCTCGACTACGAAGGCCTGCAGCGGCGGCTCACCGATCAGCCGATCGCGCTCGTCGGTCACAGCGACTTCACCGCGATCCAACTGGCGCTGCTCGCGCGCGCCGGCTTGAAGACCTTTGGCGGCCCGATGCTGATGAGCGATTTCGGCGCCGAGGAACTCAGCGAATTCACGATGCGGCATTTCTGGTCGGCATTGACGCAGCCGACCCTCACGATTGCGAGCAACACGCCGCAAGCGCAGAACGTCGATGTGACGGGCACGCTGTGGGGCGGCAATCTGGCGGTGGTGGCGTCGCTGGTCGGCACGCCGTACATGCCGCCGGTGCAGGGCGGCATCCTGTTCGTCGAAGACGTCAACGAGCAGCCGTTCCGCATCGAGCGGATGATCTATCAGCTGCATCTGGCCGGCATCCTCGCGCAGCAGCAGGCGCTCGTGCTCGGCGACTTCACGGGCGGCAAGCCCTACGACTACGACAATGGCTACGACCTGCAGGCGATGGTCGAGCAAGTGCGCTCGCTGATCGGCATTCCAGTCGTGACGGGGCTGCAGTTCGGGCATGTCCACAACATGGTGACGCTGCCGGTCGGCGCTAATGCGCATCTGGTCGCGAATGCGCATGGCTTCAGGCTGACGGCATCGGGCTATCCGAGCCTTGGCTGA
- the tadA gene encoding tRNA adenosine(34) deaminase TadA, whose product MNEPLVCPASIGSSAQTEDGEKSVDASIGAVSAPAADRPVAGPAIPPVNSEAPIVSERDLRFMALAQAAAEEARAAGEVPVGAVLVRGDEVIATGFNHPIGAHDPSAHAEMIALRAAAQSLENYRLPGCELYVTLEPCLMCAGAIMHARIARVVFGARDPKTGACGSVVDAFANPQLNHHTTVSGGVLEAECGAALRSFFAERRRASRAARAAARGEVAEGSVGTATDPATPPSSEPPPTTPL is encoded by the coding sequence GTGAACGAGCCGCTCGTGTGTCCCGCCTCGATCGGCTCTTCGGCGCAAACCGAGGACGGCGAGAAATCCGTTGACGCTAGCATCGGCGCAGTGTCCGCGCCGGCGGCTGATCGACCTGTGGCCGGTCCTGCCATCCCTCCCGTAAATTCCGAAGCTCCCATCGTCTCCGAACGCGACTTGCGCTTCATGGCGCTCGCTCAGGCCGCAGCCGAAGAAGCGCGCGCGGCCGGCGAAGTACCGGTCGGCGCGGTGCTGGTGCGCGGCGACGAAGTCATCGCCACGGGCTTCAATCATCCGATCGGCGCGCACGATCCGTCCGCGCACGCCGAAATGATTGCGCTGCGCGCCGCCGCGCAGTCGCTCGAAAATTATCGTCTGCCGGGTTGCGAGCTCTATGTGACGCTCGAGCCTTGCCTGATGTGCGCCGGCGCGATCATGCACGCGCGCATCGCGCGTGTCGTGTTCGGTGCGCGCGATCCGAAAACCGGCGCGTGCGGCAGCGTGGTCGATGCGTTCGCGAATCCCCAGTTGAACCATCACACGACGGTCAGCGGCGGTGTCCTCGAAGCCGAATGCGGTGCCGCGCTCAGGTCGTTTTTTGCCGAGCGGCGTCGCGCGAGCCGCGCAGCGCGCGCGGCGGCTCGTGGTGAAGTGGCTGAAGGGTCCGTTGGCACCGCCACTGACCCCGCAACACCCCCGAGCAGCGAACCGCCCCCAACCACGCCGCTCTAA
- a CDS encoding GntR family transcriptional regulator, whose translation MSDTESVANSSKPEAIAERIRAAILEHRLAPGAKLTEAQLCEVFGVKRGPIRQALSQLAGERLVDLEPNRGAFVASPSLQEVHEVFEMRRIIELAVVEKICSGHGMRRLKNIGGMIGRERKAFETRDFPAWIRLSGEFHTELANLTGNSVLCDCLNGLVARSTLISALYESLGRSPCSFEDHEAILAALDAGDAKQAAALMSRHLQSVELKMLERPARGAADLHEVFGALAPKETST comes from the coding sequence ATGTCCGACACCGAATCAGTCGCGAACAGTTCGAAGCCCGAAGCAATCGCCGAGCGCATCCGCGCGGCGATCCTCGAGCATCGGCTGGCACCCGGCGCGAAGCTCACCGAAGCTCAGCTATGCGAAGTATTCGGCGTGAAGCGCGGCCCGATCCGTCAGGCGCTGTCGCAGCTGGCAGGTGAGCGGCTCGTCGATCTCGAGCCGAACCGTGGCGCGTTCGTCGCGAGTCCGTCGTTGCAGGAGGTGCACGAGGTGTTCGAAATGCGCCGCATCATCGAGCTGGCCGTCGTCGAAAAGATCTGTAGCGGACACGGCATGCGGCGTCTGAAGAACATCGGCGGCATGATCGGCCGGGAACGCAAGGCATTCGAAACGCGGGATTTTCCGGCATGGATCCGCTTGTCGGGCGAGTTTCATACGGAGCTCGCGAACCTGACCGGCAACTCGGTGCTGTGCGATTGCCTGAACGGGCTGGTCGCGCGTTCCACGCTGATTTCCGCGCTGTACGAGTCGCTCGGACGCAGCCCGTGCTCGTTCGAGGACCACGAAGCGATTCTCGCCGCGCTCGACGCCGGCGATGCAAAGCAGGCGGCCGCGCTGATGTCGCGCCATCTGCAAAGCGTCGAGTTGAAGATGCTGGAGCGCCCCGCGCGCGGTGCAGCGGATCTGCACGAAGTATTCGGTGCGCTCGCGCCGAAAGAAACATCAACGTAA